ACGACGAGTCCTGAGGTTGGGTCTGCCCGTCCTTGAACAGCGGAATCGACGATTCCACCACCTCGAGGTGCTGGGTGGTGCCGTCGAGGCGTGACAGGAAGGTCAGGCTGAGGCCAAGGGCATCCTTGGCGGTGCTCAGGAGCTCCGCCACCTGCTCCTCGGCATCAGATCGCACGTGGCCCATCGAGGCTCATCGACCGATCCGACGGTCGGCTTGAGAGCACACACTCGAGCGGGCGATCCGGCCCCTCGACACTGGTCCATATGGCCCTAAGTGACCCCGAGAGCACAGGCGGGGGCCAAACGGGTCGATACCTGGTGCATGAAGACTCGCTCCACGGACGATCGTGCATCAGAGGCACCGGCACGCACCGAGGTCTCTGGGGGAGGCCCCGTCTTGGGCCGCGGCGTCGGCATCTTCGTCTCGGCGGTCGTCGTGTCTGGCGCCGGGCTGCTCGGTCTGGTGGTGTGGGCCGGAGATCCGCAGCCTGTCGGCACGCCACGCGACGGTGTCGTGTTCGGCGCCTGGCGGGTGCTCTACGACAGCGCCGCCCCGTCGCTTTCGATCCTGGTCACCTCGTTCTGCCTGGCGGTGCTGGCGGCGATCGGCATCGCCGCCGCCGAGCGCGTCGTCACCGACCGAGCCCGGCGTTCGACCGACAGCGCTCGTCGTCCCCTCGCTCCCCGGACGATCATGGCCGGCAATCGAGGCGAGTACGCCGGGCCGGTCACCATCACGGTGCTCGTGCCCGCCCACAACGAGCACGCCTCGATCGGAGCGACCCTCGTGTCGCTGTTCGAACAGAGCCGGCCACCCGAGCGGGTCATCGTGGTCGCCGACAACTGCAGCGACGACACGGCCTGGATCGCCCGGGGACATGGCGCCGAGGTGTTCGAGACCATCGGCAACACCGAGAAGAAGGCCGGTGCGCTCAACCAAGCGATCCCCGGGCTCCTCGACGAGATGGGCGACAACGACTGCGTCATGGTGGTGGACGCCGACACGGTGCTCGACCCAGGGTTCCTCGCCACCGCGGTCCAGCGCCTCGCTGGTGACCGGGCCATCATGAGCATCGGGGGCCTCTTCTACGGCGACGACACCGGCGGGCTCCTCGCCCAGTTCCAGCGAAACGAGTACGTGCGCTACAGCCGCGAGCTCGAGCGGCGTCGCGGTCGGGTGTACGTACTGACCGGCACCGCCTCGATCTTCCGCTCCGCCGCCCTGCGCACGGTCGCCGACTCTCGCGGCTCGCTTCTGCCCGGCGTGCGCGGTGACATCTACGACACCGCTGCGCTCAC
This sequence is a window from Acidimicrobiales bacterium. Protein-coding genes within it:
- a CDS encoding glycosyltransferase family 2 protein, with protein sequence MGRGVGIFVSAVVVSGAGLLGLVVWAGDPQPVGTPRDGVVFGAWRVLYDSAAPSLSILVTSFCLAVLAAIGIAAAERVVTDRARRSTDSARRPLAPRTIMAGNRGEYAGPVTITVLVPAHNEHASIGATLVSLFEQSRPPERVIVVADNCSDDTAWIARGHGAEVFETIGNTEKKAGALNQAIPGLLDEMGDNDCVMVVDADTVLDPGFLATAVQRLAGDRAIMSIGGLFYGDDTGGLLAQFQRNEYVRYSRELERRRGRVYVLTGTASIFRSAALRTVADSRGSLLPGVRGDIYDTAALTEDNELTLALKSLGALMTSPHECRVVTELMPKWSHLWNQRLRWQRGALENLGAYGFKPSLVRYWAQQLGIGYSVIALSSFWLLIAVTVLATPDWVWYPFWLSIGAIFVVDRVVSAWQGGWRARILAVLLFPELVYDLFLDVVYVKGVLDITFARQATWGHVPHTADLVRVGDPVPEAAA